TACTGTTCAGGACTTTCGAGCAGGAGAATTTTATGCAAAGCTTGACTGTAGTCCAGCCCGGGCAGCTTAAAGATGACCTGCACCGATTCGTACATCCAGGAGAGGGCGTCCAGCTGGATTTGGGACATTTGAGCATAGAAATTCAGGAGGATGGGATTACTCTTCATATCGCGTCCATTTCGGAGGGACACATTAGCCTCCCGGACCTGTGGCGAGACTGTGAGCAACATGCAGAGGCAGGTTAGATCCACCATCGAGTGGAAGATGCGATCCTTGTATTCGGATTGCTGAATGAGAGGTGTGAGGTCCTGGCGGCTGGTGAGGAAGGCTTTGCAGAACTCCACGATGTTGATGTCGTATCTCAGGGTGCGGACAAGCTCCCGCAGGAAGACTCGCAACGTCCGCAAGCAATCCTCTCGCTGCATCAGGAATTCCTTGTAGATTTCTGCGAGATGTCGAGCCGATTGCTCCGGCTTAGTCTGGAACATGGCAGCTACAAGAGAGAGagacacacacaaaaataaacaatttccaAGGTTCCACACGCTACTTACCCAACATTCCCATGTTATTGGGATTCCTGGCGTTGGACAGCTCATTCTGGACGACGTACTTCAGAGTTATGGGCAGAATGTCGGGTTGCAATTGGATCATCTCCTTCAGACACATCATGTAGACATTGATCAGCGGTTTGGTCTTCAATCGCATCTTGACCAAAGTGGCCAAGACCTCGTGGTCCTTCTGCGTATGTCCTGTGATGTTGAAACAAATATAAGTCAATAGTTCCTGGGCTGGTTTCATGAGCTTCCCATTATGGATCCACAGCTCCAGTCGAGTTATGCACAGCGAACGAACCTCCCCGAACCCAGAGGTGGTGCAGAGGAATTTTAAGAAGTTGCGGGTGTAGCAATCCTGTTGCTGGCGCTTATTCAGTTGCTCCTTGATGGCGTCCATCACGTATTTTTCGACAATGTGTCCACTTGATGCGTAGCGGTTTTGGAGGGTGCAGTCGAGCTTGAGATCGCAGCCTTTGAGGGAGTCCCCGTGCATCGAGTTGTCGTTGGAGTCGTCGTCGATTGAGATGGTGGCGTCTCGCTGGGTCATCGCCGTCAATTCGGGTTGGAGCATGTTTTTGGGGGGAACTCGCGTCTTGAACGCCAGACAGATGTTGTCGATGAAGGGTGCGCAGTATTCGTTGTCGGACCACACCCGTTCGTTGGCGGCATCATCGATGTATGTCTTGAGGAACATCTCGGGCCAGTGCCGTTTGTCATGGTAACCGCGAGCGAGTAGATTGCAGGCGACAATGTGTGCCAGAGGATGGGCGCGACTCTTGAACGTATGCTGGCTCTCTCGTTTGAGGATTGAGATGAGGGCCGAAGTGACAATGTCATTGCAGAACAACGACGGACGCAGTTTTGCCAGATAGAGCAGGGCCAGAGTGAGGACATTATCGTTCTTCGTCCGCTGCGACGAGAGCAGTTTTATGGCGCCACACACGTAACTCACCACAGAATCGGAATCCTGTTGATCGAGAGCAGCGTAGACGGTCTCCACCAAATCGACCGGTTCGCATTCGATAGCAAGCTGCTCCCATGGTTCCAACACAGAACTTGAACTGCTGCTTCCCTCGCCCGAGAGACGCGGCACATTTCCAATGGTTCCACTTAACTTTGGCTTCTTTGGGACATTTCCCAACGATGTGGACGGTTCGCGCTTGCGATCCGAGACTCCTTTGACCGCAGACATAACCTTATTCTTGTCATCGCGACCACTTGTACCTTTTGTGCCCAAAGCAAACAATTCACTTCCCATGTGTGGTGCTCCGATCTTGGGCTTTGGTCCCCTGGACCCACCAAGTTTATTGCGGTCCATGGGTGAAGGCGGATGaggtaatttgttttaattatttttcttcttttctgtaaaaattattttcacttttttcttctgagaatgaaaacaaaactcaaaaaagcAAAGAACTTGTCGTCGTCGCaagaaaacaaaagcaaatgaagaaaattgacattaattttgtaattatttgacATATCGCTTGAGAAATCtagtacaatttttttgttgaggtGGGCGTTTTTGTTTAGGGTTGTTcgattgtaattttttgttttaggtcgAGTACCCATGttgattaatttttggaaatagtgattttgattatgattttttaagtgCCGATATTGATTTAGAATAAAACACAactgattttgaaaacaattgtcattttttttattagaataatATTGGTAAGATTCAATTATTTACGGGACAAAATATCAGCCACCTCCATCTGTCGGTCCATATTTTCGATGACGCTGAGGCATGAGGTTTTATGCGGTTAATATGCCAAACTATCACATCCCTTATCTTTTaaattgttgctggcttatggacgtacaccttttctttcaaataatcccaaagaagaaagaagttcaatggtgtcaaatcacatgatcctGGTGGACAATTGACATCACCACCATGGGAGATAATACCACCATTGAATTTGCCGCACAAAAGAATTATTCTTTCGTTAGCTGGGTGGCAAGTGGCATCGTCATGTTAAAACACATCGGTATCTTCCAATTCAGGCCATACAAAGTTCATTATCATCTCACCAtaccgaacaccattcacagtaaagGACTATTCAAATGAGAGCGACCAACGACCGGCGAATGAACGAAAATTCGTCCATTGTGACATTTTTTCATATGGAACTTGATTATTCCTCTCAAATGACGTTTAACTTTGACAGTTCACTTGATTAGTTTAGATACTAAGAAAGATTTTGAGGTTTTCCACCCGAAAAATTAATtagttgcagtgtggatggatGTActcgaatagagtttgacagttcgtaacaACTAGATTGCAATTCGTGGCTACCAATTCTTAAATTTCACTGATTTTAGCaattaaattgcaaattttagTATCTTTACAtgtatttaattaagttttctatggttttgtcttgtttttgtgAAGGATTTCGACTTATTTAATGGTTTAAATcccatttgttttttgtatccCCATACACCACTCAAAACAATCactctttgtgggtgcattggtttttcgacaatcactcttggatAATCATTCACCAAAACGCAATTGTGCTTTttgacgaatccactgaggtCAAAATGTGTTATCTCCAACAGACCCTGTTTGCTCACATTTTTGCACCATTTTCCGATTGTACGTACATTTAAACGATTAAATTGACACAAATTGCATgatatgcatttttatttgaacgTCCCTTTTCAAAATAAGTCTGAATAGCTTGAACGCGTTGCTCGATTGTGTATATTTCCATTGGGAAATTGAAATaatctgaaattgagaaatgtcgaATGAAGGacagaaaaaaacttgaagtttagATGTTGTTCACATTCACCGTCAGCCCTTTTATACCACCCTTTATAATTCTTCGTTTCACAAGATGGGACGAAACAACAATTTCTTAaaggaaacttttggtgagAGCATTATCTGTATCTCACGTTGGCCTCGAAGATCATGCGAATTAACACCACTGGACCATCCAATCCAGCGGCGGATACCACTTCtccaaaatcatatttaaaacattatGGCTCTCCtttaactttataataaaactaaatactagcgttttatttcttcttttaaaccACACGACTataaaatcaccctttattctTATGACATTTATAATTTATGAAATtgtgataaccccgaaccgcttgaaaccacagagctaaacgtagctcatgtggggcaagtcaattccgttataaccagaaaaaatcttttgtacgccatcaatactttttctccatataaaacCCCAGGcctggatggcatactgccagttatgcttcaaaagttgctaGATGATTTTtgggttattttcccatccagagaagattgggaggatgacatcgtgccGATAGGtttctttactgacggctcaaagatggagtgcggagttggttctgggatcttttctgagttcCTAAAAATGTAGCttaatcctttaggcttcctgactttgcaagcatttttcaggctgaactgctggcaataagggaggcatgtaagatacttaaacaaatctCAAACCAAAAACCGAAATACGGCTATCTTCACAGagagtcaggcagctgtcaaagccattaactcggccacatcctcatctaaattggtccagcaatgttgCGATAAGCTTgtgagcctgaatattaaccttggtgtcaccctgatctgggttccgggccatagtggtatcgtgggaaatgaacggcatgacgagctagccaggcaaggatcggcccttcatagctcacttgcggaaatggttaacattcctcttggtccTATGAAGGGttaatcttttctatctaccaaactgaatcaaacagaatgtggagcaatttacccaaatgcattatatctgggaagatatggcccacctataataaggccaaggcaagacatagccaggattgttgcggtttgtaccggacactggcctataggagttcatgcagagaagttgggtatctcttacaacaccttttgccgtagatgtagtgaccaaagagaaagtgaaacgataatccatttcctctgcaaatgtcctgccttggcaaacactagaatgaaatgcttttgaaaagcatcctttcacgaacttgaagagctatctgagacaaagattagagaccttatCTTTTTTCTAAATGCGACAAAAGggtctaacataatcgctatgaagcatctctatcaatctatccctttcaatcaaaggccAAACgaatttttggtatcaaaacggcgcactacagcgctaattggatctcaggctaggttgccttgagatcgccatttctacctacctacctatagttggttttttagtaaaaggtttcattttgaatagccagCTATTTTCAGGAGTTGTCAcatttgaagctgtcatcttttgacattcgACAAGTAAAactaatcaaaatctaaaaattaatcgataagtgttttaaaaatgtatttaaatttgtcaacttcattacaaatttgatgaaaattcGGCAGTtacagtttgatttttttacctGAAAAGTGTTCTGGCCTTGTTATTTCCTGATTTTACTTATTAAGGCTATTTATTTAAGAAGTCTATGCTACAGTCGACTCAAAAACCTAACAGATGATtggaattcgtgaagttatTGAAGAAATAGAGCGGTAAATGTGCGAGTTGGCCATGGAAATGAAAAGGATATCGGGTTCAACCCTTGGCTTTTTGACTGTTTTTCTGACATACTTTCCCTCAAAGAAATAAACAtgaattgatttcttttaaaataaatactcgttttttaatttcaaaatgaaaactgtacacaaatttaaagggtcatcaattttcaaatacagATAGAATATAGCTTCAGTTTGCATATAGTCTTAAGTAAACCATCCGGAACGTTCCCTCCAACATCttgtcaaaataacaaaattcaggaccaaaaataaaaaaaaatctctaaaatttaaagtcaactaATAAATCTTCATATCTAAATTTAGAGAtactaaaaaattacttatttattgtGTCTAGTGAAATACAACTAAAAAAACCTGTTCTGGTcaccttatttaaattagaAAGTATGCTTTTCCTTATCACTTGCACATTTTTGCAAGCAAATTCGTTATCTTCCTCTCTCTCTTAtagttttacaaacaaaaagtgacatttcgCTGAAATTCCGATgcgaaaacaaattcaattcgaTTCCGAGGAAAGGcacaaatacaattttcaatttcattatcatttcaaatatcaaatttcattcatcacAAAACCCTGCTGCTGACACCGCCGTTCCTGAGCTgaattattcattttaaatcaacagaattaagtaattaatataaataccCAATAGTTCTAGAATTGCGCACAGATTTGTCTCAATCTTAGCCCAAGTGAGTAACataattttgtgtatttctGCTTCCGATTGCGTCAATATTTCTTATCTCCTGACCTCTTGGAACTGACAATAAACATTAGAATGAACCTatcgatttttatttcaagattacaaaatattaatcgcGCTGTTTTGTCCAAATCTCTTTTTAGAAGAATAACCTTAACTATGAGCGGTGTTGTGGATGAGTGTCTTCAAAAGCAAATCGATCTCTGGCTAAAATGGGATCGAAACGACAAGACCCGCAAGGAAATCCAATCCTTGGTCGACGCCAAGAACTACAACGAACTTAACCGGCGCCTTCTTAATAGATTGGCCTTTGGAACTGCCGGCTTACGTGGCCCCATGCGAGCTGGTTTCAACTCTATGAATGACTTGGTTATCATTCAGACTGCTCAGGGATTGAGTGAGTATATTCTGAAGGAGTTCCCCAATGTGGAGGACCACAAGCGGGGCGTTGTCTTCGGCTACGATGGGCGGTATAATAGTAAGCGTTTTGCTGAGTTATCTGCGTGTGTCTTGATTAGCCGGGGAATCAAGGTTTGGTTGTTTAGCAAGATGGTTCCGACACCTTTTGTGCCGTTCACAGTGCTCCAACACAAGTGCCTTGCTGGTGTGGTTGTGACTGCTTCCCACAACCCCAAAGAAGACAATGGGTACAAAGTTTACTGGGCAAATGGTCCTCAAATCATACCTCCACACGATAAGGGCATCCAGAAATGCATCGAAGCTAATTTGGTGCCTCTGGAGTCATCTTGGGAAACATCGATTTTGAATGAGAATCCAATGTTGGAGGATCCTTTTGAAGACATGTTCCGATTGTACTATGATGCCCTGTTGGCGAATATCCCTTTAGAGTTCCTGAAATCAAACGAGGAGAGTGATGTGAGATTTGTCTACACAGCGATGCATGGAGTAGGCTTTCCTTTTATAGAACGAGCTTTCGAGGCTGCGAAGCTGAAGCCTGTTTTGGCTGTTGCCGAACAGCGGGATCCTGACCCAGAGTTCCCCACTGTGAAGTTCCCTAATCCAGAGGAGGGAAAGTCCAGCCTGGAGTTGTCGATTAAGAAAGCCGATGCAGAAGGAGCCACCATCATCCTAGCCAATGACCCAGACGCCGACCGTCTGGCATGTGCTGAAAAAGATGCCACCACCGGAAAGTGGAAGGTGTTCAATGGAAATGAGTTGGGTGCTCTCATCGGCTGGTGGGCATTGAAGAACTTCCAAACTCTTGATCCCAATTTGGATGCCTCAAAGTGTTATATGATGGCGAGTACAGTGAGTTCAAAGATTCTGCGTTCTATGGGAGCCATTGAGGGCTACAAATTCGAGGAGACCCTCACCGGCTTCAAGTGGATGGGCAATCGGACGATTGAGCTGATGGAAGCTGGTAACAAAGTTCTGTTCGCCTTCGAAGAAGCCATCGGGTTCATGGTGTCCACAGCAGTTCTCGACAAAGATGGCGTCAGTGCTGCTGCTCATCTCGCCACCATGGTTTGCTATCTCAAGCGCACCGAGGGAATCACCCTCACTGAGAAATTGAAGAACATCTATGAAAAGTATGGCTTCCACAGTACCAAGTGCTCCTACCTCTTCTGCTACGATCCACCGACCATCAAGCGAATCTTCGCTCGCATCCGCAGCTTCGACAACGGCAAGCCAGCCACTTACCCACAATCTATTCTGGATGGCGAATTCAAGATCAAACACATCCGTGACCTGACCAACGGCGTGGATACCTCAGAAGCTGATGGCAAAGCTAAATTGCCAGTAAGTTCAAGTTCCGAGATGATAACGTTCACTTTCGAGAATGGACTTGTGGTCACTCTGCGAACGAGTGGAACCGAACCAAAGATCAAGTATTACGCAGAGATGTGTGCCAAACCCGAGGAAAAGGACTGGGCGGAGTTGGGAAGACGATTGGATCGTATGGTTGAAGCTATTGTCGAGGAGTTCCTACAGCCTAAGCTAAATGATTTGACACCGAAGTCGGATTGAGGTGGTTGCTTGGAATTTTTGATGTCCATCAGTGCCCAGAAGACGCATAAAACTTAACAAGCATGTACCTATCTTTgtacttaagttttatttttttgaaataccatTCCTCAAAGTTGTGATGATGTATTGTACTATCCCAAAAAAGTCCCTACTGCCCTCCTGTCCCATtccttgatttttgtttatgttgagATGATTTTTGtgcttttgtttatattattgaacttgtaaaagcttttgaattatttgtattgttttttaattttatttataaaaacaaattagattAAAATGTTGTGTGaaataaagtttgatttttattataattaaattgtttgttgtttttttttaattaataatattttaataattttatcttaggATGCCGGAAGAAAATGCTCGAATAAATATTGAACGGGAAGTGGGCAACCATAGTTTTTGAGAAGTGCCTTAAGTCGCATACCTACAGAAAATTATGAAGAATAAAAACGTACGTTACATACTACTCAAGACATACATGTAGACCTTGAGCGACTAAGGATATTTAAgttgataacaacacaagacataaggacagaggagaaagaacaacagacagaaagaacacatgacaacagcacgcggtaggtttcatAGAATAGACCCGAAGATAAGCAAGGAAAAGAGGTTTTGGCGATCTATAACATTGGATTCAGAGTCAGAGAACTTATCATAAgacaggttcaggcaacattaGGCACTTCATTTGCAATCAACTGCATTCtctgaacgtaaattttgacaacgcagctagttagtttttcaactgtcataaTCTCCAAAtatggaactttacttcactaagctctaccttcagttcattgTAGAAAaactatacttacttacttaggtcctcagacctgttaagtccgttgggaaccctttAAGGGGCATAGAGCCTCTACTACgtctacgcgccatcgtgtacggtttccggagatgtgtttcagctccctccaaatCTTGCCTAGTGACGTCTCCTCAACTGTCCTGCGcaatgtgcttctcggtcgtccagctcttcttcttttttgtgtgaGTGGATTcgactgcattgcttggcctgcaatgcagtcgttaccttttcgaagcttATGTCCAATTAATTgtcacttacgtcttcgtattatagattttaTTCTGACCTGTCCTTcaatgaaggacctcatttgaaatacggtttggtcagaaaatcatttgaaatacggtttggccagaaaatccttagaatgttacgaagacatctatttaagAAGGATTGCAGCCTTCCAattgctgcacccataaagaagcacagattcgacatttgtgcgaagtagtcgtagctttgttcttaagctgatagagttatacCTCCAAGTTTTTGACAGTATACCAAACACCGCTTTCGCTTTGCcaatgcggcagatgacgtcttcttcggttccgccttcgatggaaacgttGCTcacaaggtattgaaagctctccactttttccaccggttgcgacaaaatatatatttgaggggatggtcgggttccgaggcgacagaatacagtcctgtctgactccacttcggatttcaaaatcatctgacaacctaccatcgtagAGAAaatgacacttggatccatacaatgttgctttaataatagcaattagtttttctaggATGCCTCCGGTAGTCCGGATGAAGCACTTCGCTTgaggcgctgcttgtaaaagctctgctggaattccatcaagccctaccgctttgttgttcttaagtgctttaattgcggcaacgatatCATCTTTACTtggaggtgcggtgcggattcgtTTCTTTAGGCGCTTTAGAAGGTATCCgatgcacgttgtttgcaaacactcggtttaaaaccgaggaaaagtgttctttccaccttctgacttgctcatccaccgaacttatcacagtaccgtctactccTTTCAGCAGATGTTGTtttgagctgtgtgtaccggtcagctctttagtttttctgtaaacggtcctgctgtcgcacctgtttgcagcatcttctgcttcttgcgccaatgcgttgatgtagttacgcttgtcgcggcacacactgcggtgaacctctctctttctcatgcgatacgaggactccagctcgtttCTCGCAGCAGTTAGTCGAGCACTAAACTGTTgatcgttgatccttgcccaagattcttatGTTCAGTTGCGAAGAGTGCTAGTATCcgtaacctatcctgaagagtcaggaaacttcgcccttgcaatttttgctaacttatgtatattgGGATACATAAATCATTGCCCGGAGGCTACCACGAGaaggtaaagcaagaacttcgacatggcaagaaagttgcattgctggcctaaaccaagttttaggcaATCACCAACTTCCCAATCTGTCAAGCCGCAGgcacccaaaaacaaaaactacaaaaacattattgtctacaaaacactcctcaggcaagttACAAATCCattacgatttgtattttgtattacagagaaatattacttatttctcttccaatttgacaagaaacccttttgcacaaaagattaaatggaattgtgcaaaaaaattaataattcatgcagtcataaagttcagctttcagttgaattaaaaaacattttcaattgtcATTGTGACACAAGATCACTTGACTTGATACTTAacgagatttttcttgactaaccttccagtcaaatttccaataaagttgctttaattggaaggcaattttttggcagctggccaatcagatactagaaacttgccttactttcaagtcccttatgtcgcctgaacctgcccatacTATTTACACAATATTGGAACAATTACCTTGTTTACTACCTCTTGATCCGAGGTTGACGTCTTTTTACCTCATTTGACCCGAATCGGAATCTCACCTTATAACTTCACTACTAAGtctggtttttgaaatatatcttaaaaaaaaaaaaacaaagaaaaacaccaTGCCGTgttttgaaaagtacaaatttGTATCTTCGGCAGCTttaatcatttttgtatctcaATGTTTCGTAATATACTAAGCTTTTGCTAAGGGTTAGGACAGGGAAAGATATAGCGAgacaaggcgttccacattctcgtagtacggctaaatagAGAACTAATGTACTTCATAGTACTGCCGaagttgagctcaagggtaaactgattagCATTCCTAAAAGCGCGAGTATAACGGTTAAAGATAACCAATTTTCCATCAACCGTATAAACATCGAGTTatatctgtcaaaagtgacagaaaaaAGTTGCCAGTCAATCGATGATAAGTTTTCTATCAACAAATTGGCCAACTTCTTGCAATAGTTTGTACTCGTCTAAAccaattgtttgtattttaaaataattggacGATTGTCCATTAATTGGATGTTGGATAATGTTATTTTCAAACAacatcatccaatttttaactGGCAGAAAGTTTACAGGATTtcgaaagaatttaaaaaatacgaaaattgaaaaacctttgaaaaaataacaaaagagaaaacaagaaaagaaaaaatagggTCGTTcttgtttactttattttcctttatatattttataaaggtTTTCGCACAAACTGttgttttcacttttaaaatacacATATTTCATATTCCTTGTCATCTGTTGAGAAAATTGTCTTATTTGGATAAAATCAACCAACCGTATACACGGAAGATGTTCATTTAGTAGAAAATTGGGCACTTGTCACCTAATTTGATGATATTGGTACACTTTTGGCAGTTCGGTTAATATTGGAAGAAGTTCCAATCGTTTATACTTAGCTATTACGCTTACCCGAAGTTACAACAAtacaatgataaaaaaaaatgtattcgtgTTCCATGcgctatgaaaaaaaaaatcaattttataaggaaatctgaatttacccatggaaaaccatTGTGTCAGTTCAGTAGGGTGGTTGATTCTGCCGTACCAATACAAAtcaaattacaattttgatttaagaagGAAGTCGATTTTAGTTGACGGTGCAAACACTAACACAATTGTCTACACAAAAAACTTTTCGGACAagctacaaaaatattacttattcatTTTCCAATTCGACAATTAAGCATTTAACATAAAGCATTGAATGGAGTTGcgtcttaaataaataaatcacagagtaataaagtttagcttttacttaattgaaaaatcatgataagctgtcattttgacatatgtgGACTTGACTCGATTGTTAGGGAGATTTTCCTTGACTAGCTTTCcattcaactttccaataaaattgcctTAATTGCCGTAGGgtagatctgtcaaaattgatgttttattaTCGTCGAAGCCTTTTCATTGGGTTGTTTAGTCGCTGCGATTGTTTCTGTTCCTAACCTTGGCTTAATTCACATTCAGAAGGAGTTCCTCTTCTATTTGGATTTAGAAGAAGTAAACCACTTAACTGCTATTCCGAAAAGAGTGATTCCAGTGACCTTTCACTCGAATAAATTTGATAGAGATATTTGTTCAGATTCTTGAAACTCAGTCCCCTCGTGTAAAAGAgaacttttaaatttctaaatttgatcGAAAATTTCCCCAAAAATGATTCCCTCTATAAAAATAACACCTCATCTAACACTGCACATAAATTCCCTCTCCTATTTCCGAATAAATCCGAAAGCGTCAAAGTGTCAAATATCGCAaaatcagtagttttttttttgtttttcaagtttttgtgtTCTTGCTTCTTGCAAAAATGATGGACCAagaaagtttgaagccattcgATGATGATTTAGAAGATGGAGAAGTAAGTTTatacaaaatcacaaaaatccaCTCACTCATTTCTAACTgacaacacaatttttaaaagctatcgGACAGCGATGAAGGCTACACACCGCTTCCAAGACCGGGAACCACTAGCACCAGCAGTGAACCTATCGACAGTATTCCCCCACAAATAACACCAAATGTGCCAGTCAAAATGGAAGAAGCTATCGAAGATAGTCCTTCTGACTTTGGGCCAACCACTTCATCGTCATCGGATTCAGATGATTGCCTTAAACTCGGTGGCGTCGGGGATAA
This window of the Eupeodes corollae chromosome 3, idEupCoro1.1, whole genome shotgun sequence genome carries:
- the LOC129951041 gene encoding glucose 1,6-bisphosphate synthase: MSGVVDECLQKQIDLWLKWDRNDKTRKEIQSLVDAKNYNELNRRLLNRLAFGTAGLRGPMRAGFNSMNDLVIIQTAQGLSEYILKEFPNVEDHKRGVVFGYDGRYNSKRFAELSACVLISRGIKVWLFSKMVPTPFVPFTVLQHKCLAGVVVTASHNPKEDNGYKVYWANGPQIIPPHDKGIQKCIEANLVPLESSWETSILNENPMLEDPFEDMFRLYYDALLANIPLEFLKSNEESDVRFVYTAMHGVGFPFIERAFEAAKLKPVLAVAEQRDPDPEFPTVKFPNPEEGKSSLELSIKKADAEGATIILANDPDADRLACAEKDATTGKWKVFNGNELGALIGWWALKNFQTLDPNLDASKCYMMASTVSSKILRSMGAIEGYKFEETLTGFKWMGNRTIELMEAGNKVLFAFEEAIGFMVSTAVLDKDGVSAAAHLATMVCYLKRTEGITLTEKLKNIYEKYGFHSTKCSYLFCYDPPTIKRIFARIRSFDNGKPATYPQSILDGEFKIKHIRDLTNGVDTSEADGKAKLPVSSSSEMITFTFENGLVVTLRTSGTEPKIKYYAEMCAKPEEKDWAELGRRLDRMVEAIVEEFLQPKLNDLTPKSD